From a single Kitasatospora sp. NBC_00458 genomic region:
- a CDS encoding bifunctional DNA primase/polymerase, with translation MESGSRWTTWWQKRDRERARGADTDSPAARLDQLLGAVRAGFPLAPAAHPAGYRCSCDRVACPAPAQHPVSFAWQTQATTDPEQLARWLSRDPQANFVTATGRAHDVLDVPTEAGRLALERLTALGVELPVAAVGEDRYLFFTATRGTPVDEDEWWPSALDSTPDTMSEHPGLRWHCRGSYTLLPPAALPDGSEVRWLRGPEQPLPDPLRVLDVLTDACTEVGAVAEEQWLIG, from the coding sequence ATGGAATCCGGCAGCAGGTGGACGACCTGGTGGCAGAAGCGTGACCGTGAGCGGGCCCGGGGGGCGGACACGGACAGTCCCGCCGCCAGACTGGACCAGCTGCTCGGCGCCGTCCGCGCCGGCTTCCCGCTCGCCCCCGCCGCGCACCCGGCCGGCTACCGATGTTCCTGTGACCGGGTCGCCTGCCCGGCACCCGCCCAGCACCCGGTCTCGTTCGCCTGGCAGACCCAGGCCACCACCGACCCGGAGCAGCTCGCCCGCTGGCTCTCCCGCGACCCGCAGGCCAACTTCGTCACCGCCACCGGCCGCGCGCACGACGTCCTGGACGTTCCCACCGAGGCCGGACGGCTCGCCCTGGAGCGGCTCACCGCGCTCGGCGTCGAGCTCCCGGTGGCCGCCGTCGGCGAGGACCGCTACCTGTTCTTCACCGCCACCCGGGGCACCCCGGTGGACGAGGACGAGTGGTGGCCGAGCGCCCTGGACTCCACGCCGGACACCATGTCCGAGCACCCCGGCCTGCGCTGGCACTGCCGCGGCTCCTACACCCTGCTGCCGCCGGCCGCGCTGCCGGACGGCTCCGAGGTGCGGTGGCTGCGCGGGCCCGAACAGCCGCTGCCGGACCCGCTGCGCGTCCTGGACGTGCTGACCGACGCCTGTACCGAGGTGGGCGCGGTCGCCGAGGAGCAGTGGCTGATCGGTTAG
- a CDS encoding ACT domain-containing protein encodes MAGERDLATLLRGMHPQLNPGRYVYCTLPAKVPAGMRPVVTVAEPEGVTVVVAQEEADALGLRYEYVAAWITLRIHSALEAVGLTAAVAGRLAEEGISCNVVAGFHHDHLFVAADDADRAVRALEELSARPV; translated from the coding sequence ATGGCCGGAGAACGAGACCTCGCGACACTGCTGCGCGGGATGCACCCGCAGCTCAACCCCGGGCGGTACGTGTACTGCACGCTGCCCGCCAAGGTGCCCGCCGGCATGCGGCCGGTGGTCACCGTCGCCGAACCCGAAGGGGTGACGGTGGTGGTGGCCCAGGAGGAGGCCGACGCTTTGGGCCTGCGCTACGAGTACGTGGCCGCGTGGATCACCCTGCGGATCCACTCCGCGCTGGAGGCCGTCGGCCTCACCGCCGCGGTGGCCGGCCGGCTCGCCGAGGAGGGGATCAGCTGCAACGTGGTGGCCGGCTTCCACCACGACCACCTCTTCGTCGCCGCCGACGACGCCGACCGCGCCGTCCGTGCCCTGGAGGAGCTCTCCGCCCGGCCGGTCTGA
- a CDS encoding Prokaryotic metallothionein: MATCVTCGNDYWLAFEIKTVTGDVYTFDSFECAMEKLAPRCEQCQVRIVGHGVEVAGMFFCCANCARVNGGLGTQIRDAVGAHPTS; the protein is encoded by the coding sequence ATGGCCACCTGCGTCACCTGCGGCAACGACTACTGGCTCGCCTTCGAGATCAAGACCGTCACCGGCGACGTCTACACCTTCGACAGCTTCGAGTGCGCGATGGAGAAGCTGGCCCCGCGCTGCGAGCAGTGCCAGGTCAGGATCGTCGGCCACGGCGTCGAGGTGGCCGGCATGTTCTTCTGCTGCGCCAACTGCGCCCGCGTCAACGGCGGCCTCGGCACCCAGATCCGCGACGCCGTCGGGGCCCACCCCACGTCCTAG
- a CDS encoding nuclear transport factor 2 family protein, whose product MAPTTHPQTEVRTGSGGRTDAALRYTEILELYARQAWQLDGFDADGFAATFTAGASFSHVSSGEVLVGPEAIAAAVRRVAERRAGAVHRHWFSQLLVEPAEEGAVPDSEGGAADGDAVRARYYAIVSVTGKDGAVAWDPSCVVEDVLVRRDGRWLTAERVVRRDDLLLR is encoded by the coding sequence GTGGCACCCACCACGCACCCGCAGACCGAGGTCAGGACCGGATCCGGCGGCCGGACGGACGCGGCCCTGCGCTACACCGAGATCCTGGAGCTCTACGCCCGGCAGGCCTGGCAGTTGGACGGCTTCGACGCGGACGGCTTCGCGGCGACGTTCACCGCCGGGGCCTCGTTCAGCCACGTGTCCAGCGGCGAGGTCCTGGTCGGGCCGGAGGCGATCGCGGCGGCCGTCCGCCGGGTCGCGGAGCGGCGGGCCGGGGCCGTCCACCGGCACTGGTTCTCGCAGCTGCTGGTCGAACCGGCGGAGGAGGGCGCCGTACCGGACTCCGAGGGGGGTGCGGCGGACGGCGACGCGGTGCGGGCGCGCTACTACGCGATCGTCAGCGTCACCGGGAAGGACGGGGCGGTCGCCTGGGACCCCAGCTGCGTCGTCGAGGACGTGCTGGTGCGGCGGGACGGGCGGTGGCTGACCGCCGAACGGGTCGTCCGCCGGGACGACCTGCTGCTTCGCTGA
- a CDS encoding LLM class flavin-dependent oxidoreductase, translating into MRFGITFFPTVGPQQRAAADYYDDAVRIAVLADGLGYHHVKTVEHYFFAYGGYSPDPVPLLTAIARATSRIRVATGAVIPAFSHPVQLAGRLAVLDNLSRGRLDVGFGRAFLPDEFAAFEVPLDESRARFDEGSRAVERLWAEEDVVWEGRFHRFGPVTLLPRPYQRPHPPIFVASATSPASARAAGLAGRGLQGVPAIAGRQGFQEILAAYREGWVEGGREAGQEQVQVSFGLFLDEDGEEARRLGRYDEEQYSERIAEATRAWGTARSADYPGYEKLEEAGKLLHFDRRLKENLILAGNPDEVTAQLHEVVESFGDDITVSLTVHSGNLPAEAAERALRLFAERVAPAFAR; encoded by the coding sequence ATGCGCTTCGGCATCACCTTCTTCCCGACCGTCGGCCCGCAGCAGCGGGCCGCCGCCGACTACTACGACGACGCGGTGCGGATCGCCGTGCTCGCCGACGGGCTCGGCTACCACCACGTCAAGACGGTCGAGCACTACTTCTTCGCGTACGGCGGCTACAGCCCCGACCCGGTCCCGCTGCTGACCGCCATCGCCCGGGCCACCTCCCGCATCCGGGTGGCCACCGGCGCGGTGATCCCCGCGTTCAGCCACCCGGTCCAGCTGGCCGGGCGGCTCGCCGTCCTGGACAACCTCAGCCGGGGCCGGCTCGACGTCGGCTTCGGACGGGCCTTCCTGCCCGACGAGTTCGCCGCCTTCGAGGTGCCGCTGGACGAGAGCCGGGCCCGGTTCGACGAGGGCTCGCGCGCCGTCGAACGGCTCTGGGCGGAGGAGGACGTGGTCTGGGAGGGGCGGTTCCACCGCTTCGGCCCGGTCACCCTGCTGCCCCGGCCCTACCAGCGGCCGCACCCGCCGATCTTCGTCGCCTCCGCGACCAGCCCCGCCTCCGCCCGTGCGGCCGGGCTGGCCGGGCGCGGCCTCCAGGGCGTCCCGGCGATCGCGGGCCGGCAGGGCTTCCAGGAGATCCTGGCCGCTTATCGGGAGGGCTGGGTCGAGGGCGGCCGGGAGGCCGGCCAGGAGCAGGTGCAGGTCAGCTTCGGCCTCTTCCTGGACGAGGACGGCGAGGAGGCCCGCAGGCTCGGCCGCTACGACGAGGAGCAGTACAGCGAGCGGATCGCCGAGGCCACCCGGGCCTGGGGCACGGCGCGCAGCGCCGACTACCCCGGCTACGAGAAGCTGGAGGAGGCCGGCAAGCTGCTCCACTTCGACCGCCGGCTGAAGGAGAACCTGATCCTGGCCGGGAACCCGGACGAGGTGACCGCCCAACTGCACGAGGTCGTCGAGTCGTTCGGCGACGACATCACCGTCAGCCTCACCGTGCACTCGGGCAACCTGCCGGCCGAGGCGGCGGAGCGGGCCCTGCGCCTGTTCGCGGAGCGGGTCGCGCCCGCGTTCGCGCGATGA
- a CDS encoding Glu/Leu/Phe/Val family dehydrogenase codes for MSTGGGPGGGGETWPVFGTDRSAGGGAGGGADGEADRGHEQVVYCQDRASGLRAIIAVHSTALGPALGGTRFRVYRDERSALHDVLRLSRGMSYKNALAGLDLGGGKAVIVGDPGVLRSEALLRAYGRFVESLAGRYITACDVGTTSADMDVVARESRYVTGRTVEHGGSGDSGVLTALGVLQGLLAAAEEAWGGDDLTGRRIGVEGAGKVGRRLVAHLVEHGATVVVHDTDPAAAERARHRLPERSVEVVADRAAFLAAGLDVYAPCALGGTLTEDLAHTLEAGIVCGGANNQLASPKVDRILADRRILYAPDYLVNAGGVIQVADEYGGYDEARARARALGIRDTARAVFREAREQGVTPAAAADRLAERRIAEVGAVRRIRL; via the coding sequence ATGAGCACCGGGGGCGGTCCGGGCGGCGGCGGGGAGACGTGGCCGGTGTTCGGCACGGACCGGTCGGCCGGCGGAGGCGCCGGCGGAGGCGCCGACGGGGAGGCGGACCGGGGGCACGAGCAGGTGGTCTACTGCCAGGACCGGGCCAGCGGACTGCGGGCGATCATCGCGGTGCACTCCACCGCGCTCGGTCCGGCCCTCGGCGGCACCCGGTTCCGCGTCTACCGGGACGAGCGGAGCGCGCTGCACGACGTGCTGCGGCTGTCCCGCGGCATGTCGTACAAGAACGCCCTGGCCGGACTCGACCTCGGCGGCGGCAAGGCGGTGATCGTCGGCGACCCGGGGGTGCTCCGCTCGGAGGCGCTGCTGCGCGCCTACGGCCGGTTCGTCGAGTCGCTCGCGGGCCGCTACATCACCGCCTGCGACGTCGGCACCACCAGCGCCGACATGGACGTGGTGGCCCGGGAGAGCCGCTACGTGACCGGCCGGACGGTCGAGCACGGCGGCTCCGGGGACTCCGGGGTGCTGACCGCGCTCGGTGTGCTCCAGGGCCTGCTGGCGGCCGCCGAGGAGGCTTGGGGCGGCGACGACCTGACCGGCCGTCGGATCGGCGTCGAGGGCGCCGGCAAGGTCGGCCGCCGGCTGGTCGCCCACCTGGTCGAGCACGGCGCGACCGTGGTGGTGCACGACACCGACCCGGCGGCGGCCGAACGGGCCCGCCACCGGCTGCCCGAACGGTCCGTGGAGGTGGTGGCGGATCGCGCCGCCTTCCTCGCCGCCGGTCTCGACGTCTACGCGCCGTGCGCGCTCGGCGGCACCCTCACCGAGGACCTGGCGCACACCCTGGAGGCCGGGATCGTCTGCGGCGGTGCCAACAACCAGCTGGCCTCGCCGAAGGTGGACCGGATCCTCGCCGACCGCCGCATCCTGTACGCGCCGGACTACCTGGTCAACGCCGGCGGGGTGATCCAGGTCGCGGACGAGTACGGCGGCTACGACGAGGCGCGGGCCCGGGCCCGGGCGCTCGGCATCCGGGACACCGCCCGCGCGGTGTTCCGGGAGGCCCGGGAGCAGGGCGTCACCCCGGCCGCGGCGGCCGACCGGCTGGCCGAGCGGCGGATCGCCGAGGTCGGCGCGGTACGGCGGATCCGGCTCTGA
- a CDS encoding ABC transporter ATP-binding protein encodes MDSYPDHQDRGGPSAADAGRPSGPSGAPPAAAGEEPGELLSVRGLRVVYRGGRRGPVTAVDGVDLDVRRGETVAVVGESGSGKSTTALAVTRLLPAAARVEGGTVRFAGRDLAALRESELRTLRGRSIGFVPQDPAVALNPLRRVGGQVAEVLRIHGLARGQEAWDRAVEALTLAGLPDAGLRARQYPHQLSGGMRQRVLIAMAFVAGPELIVADEPTSALDVTVQRQVLDHLEELTGTLGISLLLITHDLGVAADRADRVVVMTGGRVVESGPARQVLEQPGHPYTRQLTAAVPGRAKVLRRPAAAPAARSSAGAPPLLEVAGLVKDFDLPRGAGPVRTLRAVDGVEFTLDRGEALALVGESGSGKSTTARLVLRLEKPTAGRVRFDGADLAELPGAELRRLRRRLQTVQQNPFASLDPRFTVRRIVEEPLRAFRVGGRAERLARAAELLDLVALPRDFLERRPAELSGGQRQRVAIARALALQPELLVCDEPVSALDVSVQAQILDLLDGLRAELGIAYLFITHDLAVARQLCDRVAVMRAGRLLETGPTERVFEEPEHPYTRELLAAVPGGRGR; translated from the coding sequence ATGGACAGTTACCCGGATCACCAGGACCGCGGCGGCCCGTCCGCCGCCGACGCGGGCCGCCCGTCGGGCCCGTCCGGCGCCCCGCCCGCCGCCGCCGGGGAGGAGCCCGGCGAGCTGCTCTCCGTCCGCGGGCTGCGCGTGGTCTACCGGGGCGGCCGACGCGGGCCGGTCACGGCGGTGGACGGCGTCGACCTCGACGTGCGGCGCGGCGAAACCGTCGCCGTGGTGGGGGAGTCGGGCTCCGGCAAGAGCACCACCGCGCTCGCGGTCACCCGCCTGCTGCCCGCCGCCGCCCGCGTCGAGGGCGGCACGGTCCGCTTCGCCGGACGCGACCTGGCGGCGCTCCGGGAGTCCGAACTGCGCACCCTGCGCGGCCGGTCGATCGGCTTCGTCCCGCAGGACCCGGCGGTCGCGCTCAACCCGCTGCGACGGGTGGGGGGCCAGGTCGCCGAGGTGCTGCGGATCCACGGCCTGGCCAGGGGCCAGGAGGCCTGGGACCGGGCGGTCGAGGCACTGACCCTGGCCGGCCTCCCGGACGCCGGTCTGCGGGCGCGGCAGTACCCGCACCAGCTGTCCGGCGGCATGCGGCAGCGGGTGCTGATCGCGATGGCCTTCGTCGCAGGCCCCGAGCTGATCGTCGCGGACGAGCCGACCAGCGCCCTCGACGTCACCGTGCAGCGCCAGGTCCTCGACCACCTGGAGGAGTTGACCGGCACGCTGGGCATCTCGCTGCTGCTGATCACCCACGACCTCGGGGTGGCGGCGGACCGGGCCGACCGGGTGGTGGTGATGACCGGCGGCCGGGTCGTCGAGTCCGGCCCCGCCCGGCAGGTCCTGGAGCAGCCCGGGCACCCGTACACCCGGCAGCTGACGGCGGCCGTCCCCGGTCGGGCGAAGGTCCTCCGGCGTCCGGCCGCGGCCCCGGCCGCCCGGTCGTCCGCGGGTGCGCCGCCGCTCCTCGAAGTCGCCGGCCTGGTCAAGGACTTCGACCTGCCACGGGGCGCCGGCCCGGTCCGCACGCTGCGTGCGGTGGACGGCGTGGAGTTCACCCTGGACCGGGGCGAGGCGCTCGCCCTGGTCGGCGAGTCCGGCTCCGGGAAGTCCACCACGGCCCGGCTGGTGCTGCGCCTGGAGAAGCCCACGGCGGGCCGGGTCCGCTTCGACGGCGCCGACCTCGCGGAGCTGCCGGGCGCCGAACTGCGCCGTCTGCGCCGCCGGTTGCAGACCGTGCAGCAGAACCCCTTCGCCTCGCTGGACCCGCGGTTCACCGTCCGCCGGATCGTGGAGGAGCCGCTGCGGGCCTTCCGGGTCGGCGGCCGGGCCGAACGGCTCGCCCGGGCGGCCGAGTTGCTCGACCTCGTGGCGCTGCCCCGGGACTTCCTGGAGCGTCGGCCGGCCGAGCTGTCCGGTGGCCAGCGGCAGCGGGTGGCCATCGCCAGGGCCCTCGCCCTCCAGCCCGAACTGCTGGTCTGCGACGAGCCGGTGTCCGCCCTCGACGTCTCGGTGCAGGCGCAGATCCTCGACCTGCTGGACGGCCTGCGGGCCGAGCTGGGGATCGCCTACCTGTTCATCACCCACGACCTGGCCGTCGCCCGGCAGCTCTGCGACCGGGTCGCGGTGATGCGCGCCGGCCGCCTGCTGGAGACCGGCCCGACCGAGCGGGTCTTCGAGGAGCCCGAGCACCCGTACACCCGCGAGCTGCTCGCCGCGGTGCCGGGCGGCCGCGGGCGCTGA
- a CDS encoding MBL fold metallo-hydrolase, with product MTTAPSARPTGSDRRETPTPAPVLAELAAGVYAHVQPDGGWCLNNAGIVVSEGETLVVDTAATERRTALLRDSIAQVAPGEPGLLVNTHHHSDHTFGNVLFDPRTVVVAHRETRVQAELAGLGLQGLFPQVEWGAVGVRLPALTYRDALTLHVGGLRVELFHPGPAHTTNDTVVWLPERRVLFAGDLVMSGVTPYVLMGSVAGSLAALERLAALRPEVVVPGHGPVGGPELIERNIAYLRWVQGLAVEAAEAGLTALAAAREASAGPFAGLLDAERLVSNLHRAAAELAGAAPGAPIDVLASFREMVEHLGGLPACHA from the coding sequence ATGACCACCGCGCCGTCCGCCCGCCCCACCGGATCCGACCGCCGCGAGACGCCGACCCCGGCCCCGGTCCTGGCGGAGCTGGCCGCCGGCGTCTACGCGCACGTCCAGCCGGACGGCGGCTGGTGCCTCAACAACGCGGGGATCGTGGTCTCCGAGGGCGAGACGCTGGTGGTCGACACCGCCGCCACCGAGCGCCGGACCGCGCTGCTGCGCGACTCGATCGCGCAGGTCGCGCCCGGTGAGCCCGGTCTGCTGGTCAACACCCACCACCACAGCGACCACACCTTCGGCAACGTGCTGTTCGACCCGCGCACGGTGGTCGTCGCGCACCGGGAGACCCGGGTGCAGGCGGAGCTCGCCGGTCTCGGCCTCCAAGGCCTCTTCCCGCAGGTCGAGTGGGGCGCGGTCGGCGTCCGGCTGCCCGCCCTCACCTACCGGGACGCGCTCACCCTGCACGTCGGCGGACTGCGGGTGGAGCTGTTCCACCCGGGGCCCGCGCACACCACCAACGACACCGTGGTCTGGCTCCCCGAGCGCCGGGTGCTGTTCGCCGGGGACCTGGTGATGTCGGGTGTCACGCCGTACGTGCTGATGGGCTCGGTCGCCGGCTCGCTGGCCGCACTGGAACGGCTGGCGGCGCTCAGGCCGGAGGTGGTGGTGCCGGGCCACGGGCCGGTCGGCGGACCGGAGCTGATCGAGCGGAACATCGCCTACCTCCGCTGGGTGCAGGGCTTGGCGGTGGAGGCGGCGGAGGCGGGGCTGACCGCGCTGGCGGCGGCCCGGGAGGCGTCGGCCGGACCGTTCGCCGGCCTGCTGGACGCCGAGCGGCTGGTCTCCAACCTGCACCGGGCCGCCGCCGAACTCGCGGGCGCGGCCCCGGGCGCCCCGATCGACGTGCTGGCGTCGTTCCGGGAGATGGTCGAGCACCTCGGCGGCCTGCCCGCCTGCCACGCCTGA
- a CDS encoding SDR family NAD(P)-dependent oxidoreductase — translation MTELQSRNALVTGATSGIGLATATTLAGLGHRVFLTARTAEAVEQTVEKLRAEGHQADGLAADVREAGDVRRLVAAATERFGPVDILVNNAGRSGGGPTAGLTDETWFDIIDTNLHSVFRVTREVLAAGGLAERPWGRVINIASTAGKQGVVLAAPYSASKHGVVGFTKALGLELARTGVTVNAVCPGFVETPMAVRVRAGYADLWGTDEQDVLGRFEERIPLGRYTTAEEVAGLVGYLTTDAAASITAQAINVCGGLGNY, via the coding sequence ATGACGGAACTTCAGTCACGCAACGCCCTGGTCACCGGGGCCACCAGCGGCATCGGACTGGCCACGGCGACCACGCTGGCCGGCCTGGGGCACCGGGTCTTCCTGACCGCGCGGACGGCCGAGGCGGTGGAGCAGACGGTGGAGAAGCTGCGCGCCGAGGGCCACCAGGCGGACGGTCTCGCCGCCGACGTCCGCGAGGCCGGGGACGTCCGCCGGCTGGTCGCCGCCGCGACCGAGCGGTTCGGGCCGGTCGACATCCTGGTCAACAACGCCGGTCGGAGCGGCGGCGGCCCGACCGCCGGACTGACCGACGAGACCTGGTTCGACATCATCGACACCAACCTGCACAGCGTCTTCCGGGTCACCCGGGAGGTGCTGGCGGCCGGCGGACTGGCCGAGCGCCCCTGGGGGCGGGTGATCAACATCGCCTCCACCGCCGGGAAGCAGGGCGTCGTGCTGGCCGCCCCGTACTCGGCGTCCAAGCACGGCGTGGTGGGCTTCACCAAGGCGCTCGGCCTGGAGCTGGCCCGCACCGGCGTGACGGTCAACGCGGTCTGCCCCGGCTTCGTGGAGACGCCGATGGCCGTCCGGGTGCGGGCCGGTTACGCCGACCTCTGGGGCACCGACGAGCAGGACGTGCTGGGCCGGTTCGAGGAGCGCATCCCGCTGGGGCGCTACACGACGGCCGAGGAGGTCGCCGGGCTGGTCGGGTACCTGACCACCGACGCCGCGGCGTCGATCACCGCGCAGGCGATCAACGTCTGCGGCGGACTGGGCAACTACTGA
- a CDS encoding PadR family transcriptional regulator produces the protein MRPGRFREEGPWGGRRRGPEFVGMPGECFEGRGAFGPFGPPFGGGPGRLPGPPWARGFGGPGGPGGFGPRGRRGRARRGDVRASLLALLKERPMHGYEMIAEIAERSGGAWRPSPGSVYPTLQLLEEEGLITAEEVGGKRLVSLTEAGRAEADAGPDEPWAEAGQDVDWAAVQEVGQALGAVEQAVRQVMATGTEAQRAKGLAVLTEARKKLYLILAEDD, from the coding sequence ATGCGTCCAGGACGATTCCGTGAAGAGGGCCCCTGGGGCGGACGCCGCCGGGGTCCGGAGTTCGTCGGCATGCCCGGCGAGTGTTTCGAGGGCCGCGGGGCGTTCGGCCCGTTCGGGCCGCCGTTCGGCGGCGGACCCGGCCGGCTGCCCGGCCCGCCGTGGGCCCGCGGCTTCGGCGGCCCCGGTGGGCCCGGCGGCTTCGGGCCGCGCGGCCGGCGCGGCCGGGCACGGCGCGGGGACGTGCGTGCCTCGCTGCTGGCGCTGCTCAAGGAGCGGCCGATGCACGGCTACGAGATGATCGCCGAGATCGCCGAGCGGTCCGGCGGGGCCTGGCGGCCCAGCCCGGGCTCGGTCTACCCGACCCTCCAGCTGCTGGAGGAGGAGGGCCTGATCACGGCGGAGGAGGTCGGCGGCAAGCGGCTGGTCTCGCTCACCGAGGCGGGCCGGGCCGAGGCCGACGCCGGGCCGGACGAGCCGTGGGCCGAGGCCGGCCAGGACGTCGACTGGGCCGCGGTCCAGGAGGTCGGCCAGGCGCTCGGCGCGGTGGAGCAGGCCGTCCGGCAGGTCATGGCGACCGGCACGGAGGCGCAGCGGGCCAAGGGCCTGGCGGTGCTGACCGAGGCCCGGAAGAAGCTGTACCTGATCCTGGCCGAGGACGACTGA
- the map gene encoding type I methionyl aminopeptidase, which produces MALVPGIQSPTRKVPANIARPEYVGKPAPTPYTGPEVQTAETIEKMRIAGRIAAQAMAEAAKLIAPGVTTDALDAVAHTYMCDHGAYPSDLGYRGFPKSICTSINEVICHGIPDSTVLQDGDIVNIDATAYIHGVHGDLNATYLCGDVDEESRLLVERTRESLDRAIKAVKPGRRINVIGRVIESYAKRFDYGVVRDFTGHGINTSFHSGLIVPHYDSERATELIKPGMTFTIEPMLTLGTYDYEIWPDGWTVVTKDRKRTAQFEHTLVVTADGAEVLTLP; this is translated from the coding sequence ATGGCTCTCGTACCCGGCATCCAGTCCCCCACCCGCAAGGTCCCGGCGAACATCGCGCGCCCCGAGTACGTCGGGAAGCCCGCCCCGACGCCGTACACCGGGCCCGAGGTGCAGACCGCCGAGACGATCGAGAAGATGCGGATCGCCGGCCGGATCGCCGCGCAGGCGATGGCCGAGGCCGCGAAGCTGATCGCGCCCGGCGTCACCACCGACGCGCTGGACGCCGTCGCCCACACGTACATGTGCGACCACGGGGCCTACCCGTCCGACCTGGGCTACCGGGGCTTCCCCAAGTCGATCTGCACCTCGATCAACGAGGTGATCTGCCACGGCATCCCGGACTCGACGGTCCTCCAGGACGGGGACATCGTCAACATCGACGCCACCGCGTACATCCACGGCGTGCACGGCGACCTCAACGCCACCTACCTCTGCGGCGACGTGGACGAGGAGTCCCGGCTGCTGGTCGAGCGGACCCGGGAGTCGCTCGACCGCGCGATCAAGGCGGTCAAGCCCGGCCGCCGGATCAACGTGATCGGCCGGGTCATCGAGTCCTACGCCAAGCGCTTCGACTACGGCGTGGTGCGGGACTTCACCGGCCACGGGATCAACACGTCGTTCCACTCCGGCCTGATCGTCCCGCACTACGACAGCGAGCGGGCCACCGAGCTGATCAAGCCGGGGATGACCTTCACCATCGAGCCGATGCTCACCCTCGGCACCTACGACTACGAGATCTGGCCGGACGGCTGGACCGTCGTCACCAAGGACCGCAAGCGGACCGCCCAGTTCGAGCACACCCTGGTCGTCACGGCGGACGGCGCGGAGGTCCTCACCCTGCCGTAG
- a CDS encoding dihydrofolate reductase family protein, translating to MGKVVMYGSVSVDGFVADENDQPGPLFDWLSSGDVPLDESGALKVSQTSYDYTRPYWDGIGATIVGRHVFDMTDGWDGKPPGGIDHVVVVTHRPAPEGWDPEAPFHFVDGVEAAAAKAQELAGDRVVEVAAGDVGGQVLAAGLVDEVRMDVVPVVFGSGKRFFGPVHAQHLLEGPDVVVQGDRVLHLRYRVRR from the coding sequence GTGGGCAAGGTGGTCATGTACGGCTCGGTGTCGGTGGACGGCTTCGTCGCGGACGAGAACGACCAGCCCGGACCGCTGTTCGACTGGCTGTCCAGCGGTGACGTCCCGTTGGACGAGAGCGGCGCGCTGAAGGTGTCGCAGACGTCCTACGACTACACCCGGCCGTACTGGGACGGGATCGGGGCCACGATCGTCGGCCGCCACGTCTTCGACATGACGGACGGCTGGGACGGGAAGCCCCCGGGCGGAATCGACCACGTGGTCGTCGTGACGCACCGGCCGGCGCCCGAGGGCTGGGACCCCGAGGCGCCGTTCCACTTCGTCGACGGCGTCGAGGCGGCCGCGGCCAAGGCGCAGGAGCTCGCCGGTGACCGCGTCGTCGAGGTCGCCGCGGGCGACGTCGGTGGCCAGGTGCTTGCCGCGGGCCTGGTCGACGAGGTGCGCATGGACGTCGTCCCCGTCGTGTTCGGGTCCGGCAAGCGCTTCTTCGGACCGGTCCACGCGCAGCACCTGCTGGAGGGTCCTGACGTGGTGGTCCAGGGCGACCGGGTGCTTCACCTGCGCTACCGGGTGCGCCGCTGA